The following proteins are co-located in the Candidatus Methanogranum gryphiswaldense genome:
- a CDS encoding UvrD-helicase domain-containing protein, which yields MNELNESQTKIANQLDGMIVVDAGPGTGKTKTIVERYINILDSGVDPKDIILLTFTRNAAQEMEDRIKGKMIHSHNANKCKDVRAGTFDSFCFSVVMESPEAVSRFFGISEKLTRSAKTVENETLNRVYFDDFMDRFLSGRSDDYGDSSTIASQHYSELYGIINKLMARGVVPIREGWFGGDSGTVLYGDFDNMQSILNKLNMEVNKDKYELSTYMLRDTEKYSFMFQKPIETEPLSEDMIDAAIKDDRVSLIKLLHDVYYEFLRRSIIDDRLTFGLVSSFAFVVLYSDDKTRERMRCRYLMVDEFQDTNSNQFMIALMLLKEPNLCVVGDWKQGIYGFRYVSTENITRFYDKGVKLRKFLNEDKERIPFSIEERDPMSLDINYRSSQLIIDLAYDSLYIRGNKDEKVVVENITRITAAKKYLDEHTAIECVSAPSSDEEIQEVLRRIENYVNNDRYMICEDEVTFRRVQYKDIAVLCRATSLACAIYEKASKAGIPVFLQGDVDIMGSREGKLLLAWLRYINNDSDPWGICTILADQGHPLCEIKEMTHLGSSVVIPAEIIQKRRELITKKRRVTNMIASIFDYYNLNNDITQTITSVLSSAHRGSLLTISDIIRMIETDIDSGTTYSVDSFLNRQAVIIQTMHKSKGLEYPVVIAAGFNQRSFPNTRSDISEYFFNDTVGIRSRSEVCPITEGTANIMQSWKTKLIMKTLSKDYSEERRLLFVAISRAKQYLTITAASKPSTFFNGLLEKSTGSPCGKNKVFCTSNEESDIMIERPKIDEFKKRRRNVGVHDILHFEGDDAPPEGSDQVCGKGMEYGKKVHYAAELLARGLNLDTEYSQFPENIEIKKVLHSVKDAVYIEPEIECALPFNDINVTLRGVIDLYAEFSDRVEIHDYKTDVSDQFEGEYKIQLSVYAHAAHEATGKRTVCVIDYVSQGRKVVFDPLEKECIRKRLADYS from the coding sequence ATGAATGAACTCAACGAGTCCCAGACGAAGATAGCAAACCAGTTGGACGGCATGATAGTAGTAGATGCAGGCCCAGGTACTGGGAAGACCAAGACCATCGTGGAACGTTACATAAACATCTTAGACAGCGGAGTTGACCCCAAGGACATAATCCTTCTTACATTCACCCGTAATGCAGCTCAAGAGATGGAAGACAGAATAAAGGGCAAGATGATCCATTCCCATAATGCAAATAAATGTAAAGATGTAAGAGCTGGAACATTTGATTCATTCTGTTTTTCTGTAGTTATGGAATCTCCTGAAGCGGTTAGTAGATTTTTTGGTATTTCCGAGAAATTGACGAGAAGTGCAAAGACAGTAGAGAATGAAACTTTGAATAGAGTGTATTTTGACGATTTTATGGATCGTTTCTTATCTGGTAGAAGCGACGATTACGGCGATAGTTCTACAATAGCCAGTCAACATTATTCTGAACTTTACGGCATAATAAACAAATTAATGGCCAGGGGTGTTGTCCCGATCAGAGAAGGATGGTTCGGAGGAGATAGCGGTACAGTACTCTATGGCGATTTTGACAATATGCAATCAATATTGAACAAATTGAACATGGAAGTAAACAAAGACAAGTATGAGTTGTCAACTTATATGCTGAGAGATACAGAAAAATATTCTTTTATGTTTCAGAAGCCAATTGAGACAGAACCTTTGTCTGAGGATATGATTGATGCTGCGATCAAGGATGATCGTGTTTCTTTGATAAAACTCCTACACGACGTCTATTATGAATTCCTAAGACGTTCGATCATAGACGACAGATTGACATTCGGTCTGGTATCTTCTTTTGCTTTCGTGGTATTGTATTCAGATGATAAGACAAGAGAGAGAATGCGTTGCAGATATCTGATGGTAGATGAATTTCAAGATACCAACAGCAATCAATTCATGATCGCGTTGATGCTTTTGAAAGAACCGAATCTATGTGTCGTAGGTGATTGGAAACAAGGGATATACGGATTCAGATACGTTTCTACAGAGAACATCACAAGATTCTACGATAAAGGTGTAAAATTGAGAAAGTTCTTGAATGAGGATAAGGAGCGCATTCCTTTTTCGATCGAAGAACGCGATCCCATGTCATTGGATATAAATTACAGAAGTTCTCAGTTGATAATAGATCTTGCATATGATTCCCTATACATTCGCGGCAACAAAGATGAGAAGGTAGTGGTTGAAAATATCACAAGGATCACAGCAGCAAAAAAATATCTGGACGAACACACGGCAATAGAATGTGTCAGCGCTCCATCTTCTGATGAAGAGATACAAGAGGTCCTGAGAAGGATCGAGAATTATGTGAACAATGACAGATATATGATCTGTGAGGATGAGGTTACTTTTCGCAGGGTCCAATACAAAGACATAGCCGTTCTTTGCAGAGCCACGTCACTCGCATGTGCCATATATGAAAAAGCATCGAAGGCTGGAATACCTGTATTTCTCCAAGGTGATGTTGATATAATGGGCTCAAGAGAGGGAAAGTTATTGCTCGCTTGGCTCAGATACATCAATAACGACAGTGATCCCTGGGGCATATGTACGATATTGGCTGATCAAGGCCACCCTCTCTGTGAGATAAAAGAGATGACGCATCTAGGTTCATCCGTTGTGATACCTGCAGAGATAATACAGAAAAGACGTGAATTGATAACGAAAAAGCGCAGAGTAACAAATATGATCGCATCAATATTTGATTACTATAATCTAAATAATGATATTACTCAGACGATAACTTCTGTACTTTCATCTGCTCACAGGGGATCACTGTTGACGATATCGGATATAATCCGTATGATAGAGACAGATATCGATAGCGGAACAACTTATTCAGTCGATTCTTTTTTGAATAGACAGGCAGTGATAATACAAACCATGCACAAGTCCAAGGGTCTCGAGTATCCAGTGGTCATAGCTGCGGGATTTAATCAAAGATCATTCCCAAACACAAGAAGTGATATTTCAGAATACTTTTTCAACGATACAGTTGGGATAAGAAGTAGAAGCGAAGTGTGTCCAATAACAGAAGGCACTGCCAACATAATGCAATCATGGAAAACCAAGCTTATAATGAAGACATTATCCAAGGATTATAGCGAAGAGAGAAGACTTTTGTTCGTCGCAATATCAAGGGCAAAGCAATATTTGACCATAACCGCTGCGTCCAAACCTTCCACTTTCTTCAATGGACTTTTAGAAAAGTCAACTGGGTCACCGTGTGGAAAAAACAAGGTCTTTTGCACATCCAATGAGGAATCCGATATAATGATCGAAAGGCCCAAGATCGATGAGTTCAAGAAACGCAGGAGGAATGTGGGCGTTCACGACATACTTCATTTTGAAGGTGATGATGCACCTCCTGAGGGTTCGGATCAGGTATGTGGTAAAGGAATGGAATATGGCAAGAAGGTCCATTATGCGGCAGAGCTTCTCGCCAGAGGCCTAAATCTTGATACAGAGTATTCTCAATTTCCAGAGAATATTGAGATCAAAAAGGTATTGCATTCTGTAAAGGATGCTGTTTATATCGAACCAGAGATAGAGTGTGCACTTCCCTTCAATGACATCAATGTGACTCTCAGAGGCGTCATAGACCTATATGCTGAATTCTCTGATAGGGTCGAGATACATGATTACAAGACGGACGTATCGGATCAGTTCGAAGGGGAATATAAGATACAACTCAGTGTATATGCACATGCGGCACATGAGGCAACAGGTAAAAGGACCGTATGTGTCATAGATTATGTCTCACAAGGGCGTAAAGTAGTGTTCGATCCGTTGGAAAAGGAATGCATAAGAAAGCGTTTGGCAGATTACTCATAA
- a CDS encoding HAD-IC family P-type ATPase produces the protein MPPDGLTDKEVKDRENIGKVNSFESPVSRSYIDIVFKNFFTSFNLILLILGVALIYFQEYINAVAATGVILINVLISTIQEMKAKRRLDKIALLLRPTVKVVRNGTEMNVDPSKIVMDDVIRMESGDQAQVDGVILECRSFEMDESLLTGESSTRRKHEGDTIYSGAYCVTGECYYKVTALGEDTFASKMLSSAKKFEKKKTPLQRETATVTEMLMIIAFIYLALMVIINIISGKHAVDSLIQSVIILDIVPIALFLLITITYMIAAVRMADSGVLLQNSSSVESMSHVDTVCMDKTGTITTNNLVFEGADYFIDQDEAKNIIRAFVSVTGSKNHTIKAIEKEYGKVEAELIDEIQFSSERKFSAVRVRTSTGEYSLVLGAYPMLTSRIESDIDIGEMVSQLSKKGLRTVLLCKAKILELYENEVPAMSSLEPVALIYIRDEIRPDCREIIGKFIDNGMDLKVISGDDPETVNALFSQANIPGDRNIISGEQLDALQGDEKRDAVLRTNIFGRMKPDQKSEVIQILKDNGRYVAMVGDGVNDVKSIKMAHVGVALQSGSGATRGVADMVLIEDRFEALPKAIIEGKRTVTGMRDILRLYLTRNFVLAILVGVLLLIFHKLPLLPIQNTYYALVTVSLAAFLMIIWAKPSDNKEMILPGVLRFSIPMAVSIAMFGLVIYAIFMIGISNGWFPDINLTETWNAYHALFPDSTYSEFLDHMSGYKDTPDTLSTLAEVTARNAMLFFIVIAGILQLFLIYPVFGFMNRDGKSNRQILPILLAFLLLGIVVIFYNLPAVSVGLASIMYFPIQYYLAFVGFTAVWFVIAIIMNRSKHNSYMVKMTEKSFNRQLQKEIEKENKKKGQDDEKH, from the coding sequence ATGCCGCCCGATGGACTTACTGACAAGGAAGTGAAAGACAGAGAGAACATTGGTAAGGTCAATTCTTTCGAATCACCGGTGAGCAGGAGTTACATCGACATAGTTTTCAAGAATTTTTTTACATCTTTCAATCTGATATTGTTGATTCTTGGCGTAGCCCTGATATACTTTCAGGAATACATAAATGCAGTAGCGGCGACTGGTGTCATACTGATAAATGTCCTGATATCCACTATACAGGAAATGAAGGCCAAGAGGAGATTGGATAAGATCGCTTTGCTTCTCAGGCCTACTGTTAAGGTTGTCAGAAACGGCACAGAGATGAACGTCGACCCATCCAAGATAGTGATGGACGACGTCATCAGAATGGAATCCGGAGATCAAGCACAGGTGGACGGAGTCATATTGGAATGTCGTTCGTTCGAGATGGACGAGTCATTACTTACCGGGGAGTCGAGTACGCGTAGGAAGCACGAGGGGGACACCATATATTCCGGTGCCTACTGTGTGACGGGAGAATGTTATTACAAGGTCACCGCACTTGGAGAGGACACATTTGCATCAAAGATGCTATCCAGTGCTAAGAAGTTCGAGAAGAAGAAGACCCCCCTCCAGAGAGAGACGGCCACTGTCACTGAGATGTTGATGATAATCGCGTTCATATATCTCGCATTGATGGTAATAATCAATATCATTTCAGGTAAGCACGCTGTGGATTCATTGATCCAATCCGTTATAATATTGGATATAGTTCCAATTGCTTTGTTCCTGTTGATAACAATAACTTACATGATAGCTGCGGTTCGTATGGCTGATAGCGGTGTTTTGCTTCAGAATTCGAGTTCCGTTGAGTCGATGAGTCATGTAGATACGGTGTGTATGGACAAGACCGGGACCATCACTACCAACAATCTGGTCTTTGAAGGTGCAGACTATTTCATCGACCAAGATGAGGCCAAGAACATCATAAGGGCATTTGTTTCTGTTACGGGTAGTAAGAATCATACTATAAAGGCCATAGAAAAGGAGTATGGTAAGGTCGAGGCAGAGCTCATAGATGAGATACAATTCTCATCAGAGAGGAAGTTCAGTGCGGTAAGGGTAAGGACATCCACCGGAGAATATTCTCTTGTATTAGGGGCTTACCCAATGCTCACATCCAGGATAGAATCTGACATTGATATAGGCGAAATGGTGTCCCAGCTTTCAAAAAAGGGACTAAGGACGGTTTTGCTGTGCAAGGCAAAGATTTTGGAACTTTACGAAAATGAAGTGCCAGCAATGTCAAGTTTGGAACCTGTTGCATTGATATATATCAGAGATGAGATAAGGCCAGATTGCAGAGAGATAATAGGTAAATTCATCGATAACGGAATGGATCTGAAAGTAATTTCTGGTGATGACCCAGAGACCGTGAATGCATTGTTCTCACAGGCCAATATTCCAGGCGATAGAAACATCATATCTGGAGAACAGTTGGATGCGTTACAGGGTGATGAGAAGAGAGACGCAGTCCTAAGGACCAATATATTTGGACGCATGAAGCCGGACCAAAAGAGTGAGGTCATACAGATATTGAAGGATAATGGCAGATACGTCGCCATGGTTGGTGACGGTGTAAATGATGTGAAATCAATTAAGATGGCACATGTGGGTGTAGCACTACAGAGTGGGTCTGGAGCTACAAGGGGTGTCGCAGATATGGTCCTCATCGAAGATCGTTTCGAAGCTCTTCCCAAGGCCATAATAGAAGGCAAAAGGACAGTGACTGGAATGCGCGATATCCTGAGACTGTACCTTACCAGGAATTTCGTACTTGCAATATTGGTTGGTGTTCTTTTGCTCATTTTCCACAAATTGCCCTTACTACCAATACAAAATACATATTACGCTCTTGTAACGGTGTCGTTGGCTGCCTTTTTGATGATAATATGGGCCAAGCCTTCTGATAATAAGGAAATGATATTGCCAGGAGTCTTAAGGTTCAGTATACCGATGGCAGTTTCGATCGCTATGTTCGGACTTGTGATCTATGCGATATTCATGATCGGGATATCGAATGGTTGGTTCCCCGACATAAATCTTACAGAAACATGGAATGCATATCATGCTCTTTTCCCAGATTCGACATATAGTGAGTTCTTGGACCATATGTCAGGGTACAAAGATACTCCTGACACATTGAGCACGCTTGCTGAGGTTACGGCAAGGAATGCGATGCTGTTCTTTATTGTGATAGCAGGCATATTGCAACTTTTCCTGATCTATCCTGTATTTGGATTCATGAACCGTGACGGAAAGTCAAACAGACAGATACTCCCGATATTACTTGCCTTCCTCTTACTCGGCATCGTTGTGATCTTTTACAATCTTCCAGCTGTATCAGTCGGATTGGCATCAATAATGTATTTCCCAATACAGTACTATCTAGCATTTGTTGGTTTTACGGCAGTATGGTTTGTTATTGCAATAATTATGAACCGTAGTAAACACAACTCATACATGGTCAAGATGACAGAAAAGTCATTTAATAGGCAACTTCAGAAGGAGATAG